The genomic DNA GGCGCGATTCTTGGCGTTTCATCAACATGCTCGGCAATGCGTATGCCGTTGCCCAAAAGTATTCTGATCTGGATGTACAGAGCGATAATGTGTTAATGATCTCCCCCGTGTTTATGAACCAGCTAGACAAGAAGGCTGGTGCGGTCCACAAGAATGAAATTTACTTCAAGGACTCAGGATGGGCCATTGGTGGCACCTCTCGCGGACCTTCGGGTTTTGAAGGCATTAATTCCTTTGCTGTCATGGACTATTTCGTTGATTATGTTTTCAACACTACACATTTCCCAAATTTGAAGCACGCAGTGATCGCTGGTCATTCCATGGGTGGACAAGCCTCTCTCCGCTACGGAATCGTGCGCAAGCCGCAGAAACACGATGATCGCCTGAGTTTCTGGGTGGGGAACCCTGGCTCGTATTTGTATATGAACGACAAGCGGATGGGTTCGAACTCGACCAGCAGTAACTGCTCCACTACGAACGATTGGCCGACTGGTTTGAACGGTAAAAAGGCGCCAGCTTATGTTAAGGGCGACCTGAAGGACGTCCAGAAGATCATCGACCGGTTTGAGGGACGGAGCGTTCACTACGCATTTGGGCTGAATGATAACGGTGGTCAATCCGACCAGTGTGAGAATAATGCCCAAGGTCCGAACCGTATTGCGCGTGCCGCTTATTGGGTTGAGTGGCTGGCTGACCTATACGGCAAGTTCCCCTCGAAGCAGACCGTGGACTTTGTCAAGTGTGTTTCGCACCAGGATTACCCGATGCTTGCCACTTATCAGTCTCTCTACTACCTTTTCAGTTCCAAGAGTGATTAATGGTCAACTACAACCACCGAAATCCCTTCATATATATTGTTGTGACCCTATTGTTAATATTCTGTTCACTAGGTTATGTTGATCATGTAGTTGATACTAATTAGTTCCTCAATGTATCTGAAGTCCAGTGGATAGGGCCCTGAACTTCGTCTAGTACTTATTCAGTGCCAAGGCGTTTCTTTACCCGCCGCAAAACTGCGTCAGTCCGCATAAACCAGAATGAGCACGCTGCTTGGCGGACTGGTTTGTCCAACGCGTTTCTTCCGAAGCCCTTGCCTCCACAATGCCAAGATCCGAGTTTGGACTCAGGACTTGTCAAAATCAATAAATGTCAATAATACATCCCCTTACACCAATAAGAGAGCAACTTGGGGAAAATATCATGCAATTATAGTCGTACAGCTTAGCACATATCAACAGGTGACTGCTGCCAATCCAACCAATCAATCCGGTGCTTTCACCTGGATCCAAATGATTGACGAGTGTTGATTCGGGTCAGGGAAAGGTGTTTATTTGGGCGTAGGGTGCGAATATAAACGGTAATTTGGATACGGCTCTATCTCCCTTAACAATCCCCTCATCTAGAGATCTAGTCTGCAATGGTGAAGTATCTCTATGGTATTGCAGTGGTTTCCGCCGCGTTGGTGAGCATTGCGGCTGCCGCTCCTGGGCTGGGTCGCACGGACGAAGAAGTCGTCGAAGCCCTGAATCGCCGCCAATACTATTTGGATGAGCAGCAGTCTATTGCCAAAGAGGCCGAAAATGACCCCATTGCAGCCACCAAGAAGGTCTTGAAGATGCCTAATTTGGGTAAAGTGAATGGCCCCAGTTTCGCAAAGAAGAAGTATGGTTCTATCGAGTCCGGATGGGGAGATGACAGCCAGGTCCCTTGGTTCGACAATGGTAACTTCCCGTTCACGCCAACGAAGCAAGCTCAATCTGTTAATGGTGCATGGAGCTGGGTTCCTGGCGAGTTTGAAGGGTTTGAGATGAACACCGACTTGAACATCGGCAGCGGTGACGACACCATCATCCAGCCGTATTACATTACGAACAAGTTCAACCCTAACAAGGTGAAGCGTGCCATTGTTTCTCTCCCTGGTCGCCCGCGTGACTCTTGGAAGTATGCCAACTTGTTTTACAATGCGCTCAAGTGGGTTTACGCAAAGAACAAGTACGGCATTGAAGAGGGCGAGGTGATCATTGTAGCACCTCTGGCCTTGAACCAGGACGACCAGGCTGCTGGTGGTACCAACGGCGAGGACTCGAACTGGGCCGTCTACCGCATGTCCAACTGGGAATTTGGTGGCTCGACCCACTCGCCCAAGAGTGCCAATTCCGTGTCGTTTTACACCGGACTTGACAAGATCATTGACAACCTGATGGACAAGAGCCAGTACCCGAACTTAAACAAGGTGGTTGTGGCCGGACATTCGATGGGCGGGCAGACCGCTGTTCGGTACGCGCTGATGAAACACGAGAAGAGTTACGACAATGACATCATGTATTGGGTTGGTAATCCGGGCTCGTACACCTGGCTTGTCGAGGACCGTCCTTCGAGTGAGGATTGCAAGAGCTCCGAGAATTCTTACCCGTATGGCATGGGTGACAGCGATGACTTCCCCAAGTatggtcgcgcagcgcttAACAATGGCCAGAGCATCGGCGACATCGTGAACCGTTTCCGCAGTCGCACTGTTCATtacgcgctcggcctcctgGACAACGGCTCGGGCGACACCCACTGCGAGGCCCTTGCTCAAGGTGCTAACCACTTGCAGCGTGGTGCCAACTTTGTACAGATGTTGAACAACCAGGATGGTGGACTTCCTAGCACCCACACTGTGTCATACGTCCCGGGTGTGTCTCATCAAGATTACCCCATGATTGCGGCGGATAAGTCGCTGGACTTTATCTTTGGCAAGGACTTTTAATTTTACAATGCCGGTCAAGGCATTATGTAAAGCATCAATACAATACCACTACCCCTTCAAAGCTTCGTTGCGTAGCGTATTGTGTTGTGGAGATACAAGCGTTCCTAGATTTACATTAACCTTTTTCATATCATTAGCGCAATATTGTGTTCCTGCGCTCAAGAATTTGGGTGGGGGACTCGTCGTATCAGTGAAGCGTGGCATATATGGCGCTAAAACCCAACATGACGGCCGCATCTTGTTTCTACGGCGCACAGACGGGGCATGCAGCACAGCCGGCAACGAGTATTGCGCAACGCAAATCATTTGCATAGCCACATTACGCCGCGCGTCTAGGCAAAATTGCGCTCCACTTCCAGCAGGGCCAAAGTTCCCCGGGCGTAAACAATGTGGAGTTGCCAGGGTTGCAGCGAGTCTCGCGTAAGTCCCAGTCAGTAGTCGGCCGATAGAATACTCCAATATTGATTGGCCCGGCTGGCATTCCCACCCCTGCTGCATGACCTGCATTGTTAGTGGGCCACCCAACCAGACGCGTGGCGTAGATCCTATTCAGCGGGCGTACTCGACACTGCGCGTTGCACGCCGGACTCTTTCTCTACGTCTCTTTGCTGGGACGACGACACAGTCCAAGAGATTGGCATTGAGCAGCCATGATCACCCAAAAGGCATGGTTGTTCCTCGTGCTCCTAGGCCTTGTTAGTGTGGTGGCGTCTGAAAGCAATGACTTGAGCCGGCTGAAGGTTGCGCACCCGGGCCAGAACCAACCCGCTCTGGCTCGACGTCAATATCCTATGGATCAGCAAAACCAGATTGCCGCTCAGTCACTGAACGATCCTGTTGGTGCCATCAATACTGTTAAGAATATGCCCAATTTCAACCAAAATAACCCAACGTTCGCTCAACAAGCCAATGGTTTGTTGGTGCAAAGCTCGGATGGTGACGAAGCACAAGTCCCGTGGTTTGATGATGGCAACTTTGGGTTTAACCAGACCCCTACTGTGCCCCAAGGGCCGAATGGTGCATGGAGTTGGCTGCCTGGTGATTTTGCCGGCTTTACTATGAAAACGGATTTGGTCGTTTCGAATCAGACGATTAACGATACGACCCAGATGCCTGTCCAGCCGTACTATGTGTCAACTAACGTTGATCCGAAAACAGTGCGCCGTGTGGTTATTTGCTTCCCAGGAAAGCAACGTGACTCGTGGAAGTATGCCACGATGTTTAACAATGCTTTGAACTATGTGTACAGCAATCAGTCCTATGGCATCAAGCAAGGCGACGTGATGATTATTGCTCCAACTATTCTCAACATGGATGATCTGTGGGCAGGTGGTGTCGAAGGGAATTGGCTCGCCTACGACAAGTCCGTTTGGCAGATGGGCGGTGTTTCGCACTTCCCGCCGCTGAAAAAATCCGTGACGTTTTATTCGGCTGTCGACAAGATCATTAAAATGGTCATGAACCAGACAAATTTCCCTCAAGTGAATCAGGTTGTTGTCGCTGGCCACTCGATGGGCGGTCAAGCCACGCAGCGTTATGCCCTGCTCAAGGCGGACAAGAAGTACGACGCAAATATCAAGTACTGGGTCGGTAACCCTGGTTCGTGGGCGTGGCTCCAAAATGGTTCCCGTCCGGTACAGCAACCCGGTACTCAATGCAACCCGGCATCAGAAATTGACAACTGGCCGTACGGCGTGGGTAACTTGTCGAGTATCCCGAAGTATGCTCGCAAGAACATGACACAGGACTCGAACTACTATATCCAACGCTACCTCAAGCGGTACGTGCATTATGGCTTGGCACTCCTGGATAATGGTGCGGGTGATACGCATTGCCAAGCCCAATACCAAGGTGCGAGCCATTTGGAGCGCGGTACCAACTTTGTCGACTATCTGACCAAAATCAACAACGGTCAGTGGCCTGCAAATCACAACCTCTCTTATGTTGCTGGTGTCTCGCACCAAGACTACCCTATGATTGCTGCGACGCAGTCTTTGGACTTTATCTTTGGCCCTGACATTAacgtgccgcgcaccgacaCGTATGGGCTGCCGAAGAACAAGACGCACAGCCCCCATCGCCCAGCGAAGGGTCCGCCGATGAGTTCGTCCAGGCTCAACCTGTTCCGCATCGTGGCGTGGGTGATCCTGGCTGCGATTATTGTCGCGCTGATCGTTGGGTTCTTCGTCTTTGACCGCGTGTTCACGCCCAATACAAACGACTGGGATCGTGATTACTGGGAGTCTGACTTTAAGCGGCGGCTGTTGTAATGGGCCTATGCTCTCCATTCTGTTCCCAGCAGACTATTTTATGGCGATAGAAAATGTAAATGTACTCCTGCATAAGACCATACTCGCATCCTATTAAGCAGTCTCCTGTAGTTGCAGACGCATCGCCAGCGCGTTTTCGCCGTCGGCGTAGTATTTGTGCTCCACGCCGTGGATCTGGAATCCGAGCGTCTCGTGGTACAAAGCAATCGCCGCACGGTTCGTCTCGCGCACATGCAGCGAGACATATTGCGCGTTGAAcgtgtcgcgcatcgcggtTTGGCTCAATGTCATGAGCTTATTCGCCAGCCCCAGGCGGCGGTGTGACCGGAGTACCGAGATGCTGGTAACGTGGCCGTTTGGGATGCCGTCGGCCGGATCCTCGTCCCTGGTGTGAGTCGCGTCACATACATCTTGCCGAGGATGTACCCCACAATCTTCCCCTTTTCGTCTTCCGCGACGTACGACAGCTGGGGCCACGACAAGGCGTGGTAAAAGTCTGCGTGAGTCGCGCCACGTACAGTATCGCATCGTATAGTTTTCCGGGAGATTATGCAGGTTGCAATTCTGCATCCCCATAAGGTCGTCGACCTGTCGTTAGGCCATCGGTACCTACCGTCGCCTGGCGTATGTTCATCGTCGCGTCGTGCAGGGGAAGCGAGCCTTCGGGTCAAGTCACGTGGCAGCCCCCGGGCGTCGCAAGAAAGGCCGAGCGTCCGCGTGTTGTtgacgacggcgacgagtgTGGCGAGACTTGACTGCTTCGACGCTCCGTTGTACTGGTGATTAATTTGGCGTGTGTAACAGATACACACATTTTGTTTGGTGAATTCGTGGCGTAATCGACGTTTTGTTCTATGTTCCGCTTTAAGCACAAGAATCACGAGGACAAGATGGCATCGGGACACACTTCTCAGCAGCCGACCGGCACCAAGCCGGGCAGCCCTGGTAACCTGAACCCTGGACAGCAGCACATGCTGGACAAGTTCCGCAAGAGCATCCAGGACAAGGGCATCTTTGCGCCCGACCGTCATGACGACGCGTGCTGTACGTGCATCCGCTAACGCAGTGTGCCGCTTCCTGCGTGCCCGTAAGTGGGACCTTGCTGCGACCGAGTCCATGTTCATCGAGGCCGAGACGTGGCGCAAGGAGAacaaggtcgacgagctttACGCCGAGTTTACCTTCCccgagaaggaggcggTGAGCAAGCTCTACCCCAAATTCTACCACAAGACCGACAAGGAGGGTCGCCCTGTGTAcattgagcagctcggcaaccTCAACATCAAGAAGCTATTTGAGGTGTATGTGTCGTGTGCCGTTCGCTGACCGCAGCAccacgcccgagcgcctgaTCCAGCAGCTGATTGTCGAGTATGAGCGcttccagcgcgagcgtcttcCGGTCTGCTCGGAGGTCAGCGGTCATCTGATCGAAACGAGCTGCACAATCATGGACCTGAAGAACGTCGGCGTGAGCCAGTTCTGGAAGGTGTCGTCCTATGTGCAGCAGGCGAGCAGGATTGGCCAGTACTACTACCCCGAGACGATGGGTACGTCGCACGACTAACGCAGGCCGCTTCTACATCATCAACGCTCCCTACATTTTCACCACCGTCTGGTCGGTGGTCAAGGGCTGGCTCGACCCCGTTACCACGGAAAAGATCCAGATCATCGGCTCGAACTCGGTCGcggagctcggcaagcagATCCCGCTCGAAAACCTTCCTTCGCTGGTCGGCGGCAAGTGCGAATGCCCGGGCGGCTGTGCCATGTCGGACGCCGGCCCATGGAAGACGCCCGAGGGTGAGGAGATCATCAAGAAGGTCCAGGAGCAGAAGGCGCAGCTCAAGCGCGAGTACAACCAGGAGGGCGCCGgctcggtcgaggcgcccaaCACGGCCCCGGGTCTGCCGGAGAGTGCCGGCGAGCAGGGCGCCGTGgctggcggcgcggctgccGGCGGCGTTGCTGCGggtgccgcggcgggcgctgcTACGGCTCCGGAGGCCTCAGGCGACTCGGCTGCCAcgaagcagctcgagacggaGGCCCAAGAGCCCGAGACGGTGGTCCCggtctcggcggcgtcgggcgccgAGTCCgcccctgcgccggccgccgagggccTCGCGCCCCCCCTGGCCCACACCGCAGACCTTGCCGTGCCTGTGCAGGACAGCGAGGCCCTCCAGCTCCAGAGCCCCAGTAATGGCGAACTGGCGCCTCCGATTTCACAGTCTTGATCACCATAATGCTTCCCTGCTTGT from Malassezia japonica chromosome 1, complete sequence includes the following:
- the ARD1 gene encoding N-terminal amino-acid N(alpha)-acetyltransferase NatA (EggNog:ENOG503NU74; COG:S) gives rise to the protein MRYYFYHALSWPQLSYVAEDEKGKIVGYILGKMDEDPADGIPNGHVTSISVLRSHRRLGLANKLMTLSQTAMRDTFNAQYVSLHVRETNRAAIALYHETLGFQIHGVEHKYYADGENALAMRLQLQETA
- a CDS encoding uncharacterized protein (EggNog:ENOG503P6MB), with protein sequence MNTDLNIGSGDDTIIQPYYITNKFNPNKVKRAIVSLPGRPRDSWKYANLFYNALKWVYAKNKYGIEEGEVIIVAPLALNQDDQAAGGTNGEDSNWAVYRMSNWEFGGSTHSPKSANSVSFYTGLDKIIDNLMDKSQYPNLNKVVVAGHSMGGQTAVRYALMKHEKSYDNDIMYWVGNPGSYTWLVEDRPSSEDCKSSENSYPYGMGDSDDFPKYGRAALNNGQSIGDIVNRFRSRTVHYALGLLDNGSGDTHCEALAQGANHLQRGANFVQMLNNQDGGLPSTHTVSYVPGVSHQDYPMIAADKSLDFIFGKDF
- a CDS encoding uncharacterized protein (EggNog:ENOG503P6MB; TransMembrane:1 (i263-283o)) is translated as MFNNALNYVYSNQSYGIKQGDVMIIAPTILNMDDLWAGGVEGNWLAYDKSVWQMGGVSHFPPLKKSVTFYSAVDKIIKMVMNQTNFPQVNQVVVAGHSMGGQATQRYALLKADKKYDANIKYWVGNPGSWAWLQNEIDNWPYGVGNLSSIPKYARKNMTQDSNYYIQRYLKRHLERGTNFVDYLTKINNGQWPANHNLSYVAGVSHQDYPMIAATQSLDFIFGPDINVPRTDTYGLPKNKTHSPHRPAKGPPMSSSRLNLFRIVAWVILAAIIVALIVGFFVFDRVFTPNTNDWDRDYWESDFKRRLL
- a CDS encoding uncharacterized protein (COG:I; EggNog:ENOG503NW62) — protein: MASGHTSQQPTGTKPGSPGNLNPGQQHMLDKFRKSIQDKGIFAPDRHDDACLCRFLRARKWDLAATESMFIEAETWRKENKVDELYAEFTFPEKEAVSKLYPKFYHKTDKEGRPVYIEQLGNLNIKKLFEVTTPERLIQQLIVEYERFQRERLPVCSEVSGHLIETSCTIMDLKNVGVSQFWKVSSYVQQASRIGQYYYPETMGRFYIINAPYIFTTVWSVVKGWLDPVTTEKIQIIGSNSVAELGKQIPLENLPSLVGGKCECPGGCAMSDAGPWKTPEGEEIIKKVQEQKAQLKREYNQEGAGSVEAPNTAPGLPESAGEQGAVAGGAAAGGVAAGAAAGAATAPEASGDSAATKQLETEAQEPETVVPVSAASGAESAPAPAAEGLAPPLAHTADLAVPVQDSEALQLQSPSNGELAPPISQS